Proteins found in one Arachis stenosperma cultivar V10309 chromosome 8, arast.V10309.gnm1.PFL2, whole genome shotgun sequence genomic segment:
- the LOC130944963 gene encoding uncharacterized protein LOC130944963: MANLYVKAVPPPDLNRNTEWFTYPGVWTTYILILFFSWLLVLSVFGCSPGMAWTTVNLAHFAVTYHFFHWKKGTPFADDQGIYNRLTWWEQIDNGKQLTRNRKFLTVVPLVLYLIASHTTDYQNPMLFFNTVAVMVLVIAKFPHMHKVRLFGINADK; the protein is encoded by the exons ATGGCGAATCTGTACGTGAAGGCGGTGCCACCACCGGATCTGAACAGGAACACGGAGTGGTTCACGTACCCTGGCGTCTGGACAACGTACATCTTAATCCTGTTCTTCTCATGGCTTCTTGTTCTCTCCGTCTTCGGTTGCTCCCCTGGCATGGCTTGGACTACCGTCAATCTCGCTCATTTCGCT GTAACTTATCACTTTTTTCACTGGAAGAAAGGAACTCCATTCGCAGATGATCAGGGGATCTACAATAGGCTGACTTGGTGGGAGCAGATAGACAACGGAAAGCAGCTCACTCGCAACAGGAAGTTTCTAACTGTTGTTCCTTTGGTGCT GTACTTGATAGCCTCGCATACAACCGATTATCAAAATCCGATGCTCTTCTTCAATACAGTGGCAGTGATGGTCCTAGTGATCGCAAAGTTCCCCCATATGCACAAGGTCCGGTTATTCGGAATCAACGCTGATAAATGa
- the LOC130943448 gene encoding dof zinc finger protein DOF2.5-like isoform X1, which yields MEGIGPNNNSCTTRPHNEGSNNNLEKKARPQEQLNCPRCNSTNTKFCYYNNYSLTQPRYFCKTCRRYWTEGGSLRNVPVGGGSRKNKIKINTNNNSSSSSSTTSTPSSNSKVLVHQDLLNPNNNNRVIQGQDLNLAFPSMDHHNNYHHGLLPFIDMVNNNNNNNNNNNNNNSNGDAPSSLSALELLRSSMASRGLSNPYYASSNSSLVPSNSSSVIYPTSGLGFPTMQEVVNNNKQNSGNLGFSSSSSIMDHQHHEENIVNNSDGGGRVLFPFGEVMKSAEENNNKEQGNNSSSTANGGYWNGMMGQGSW from the coding sequence ATGGAAGGGATAGGTCCCAACAACAATTCATGCACAACAAGGCCTCATAATGAAGGTAGTAACAACAATTTAGAGAAGAAAGCAAGACCACAAGAGCAATTGAATTGTCCAAGGTGCAATTCAACAAACACAAAGTTTTGCTACTACAACAACTATAGCCTCACACAACCAAGGTATTTTTGCAAGACTTGTAGAAGGTATTGGACTGAAGGTGGGTCCCTCAGGAATGTTCCTGTTGGTGGAGGTTCAAGGAAGAACAAGATCAAGATCAATACCAATAACAACTCTTCGTCATCGTCGTCAACAACATCAACAccttcatcaaattcaaaggtTCTTGTTCATCAAGACCTACTAaaccctaataataataatagggTTATTCAAGGACAAGATCTTAATCTTGCTTTCCCATCTATGGATCATCACAACAATTATCATCATGGTTTGTTACCATTTATTGATAtggttaataataataataataataataataataataataataataatagtaatggTGATGCACCAAGTTCTCTTTCAGCTTTGGAGCTTTTAAGGTCAAGCATGGCTTCTAGGGGTTTGAGTAATCCATATTATGCTTCTTCTAATTCTTCATTGGTACCATCAAATTCATCAAGTGTAATTTACCCTACTTCTGGATTAGGGTTTCCAACCATGCAAGAAgtagttaataataataagcaAAATAGTGGTAACCTTggattttcatcttcttcatcaattaTGGATCATCAACATCATGAAGAGAATATTGTTAATAATAGTGATGGTGGAGGAAGAGTTCTTTTCCCTTTTGGAGAGGTGATGAAGAGTGCTgaagaaaacaacaacaaagaacAAGGGAATAATTCATCAAGCACTGCCAATGGTGGATATTGGAATGGAATGATGGGTCAAGGGTCATGGTGA
- the LOC130943448 gene encoding dof zinc finger protein DOF3.7-like isoform X2: MEGIGPNNNSCTTRPHNEGSNNNLEKKARPQEQLNCPRCNSTNTKFCYYNNYSLTQPRYFCKTCRRYWTEGGSLRNVPVGGGSRKNKIKINTNNNSSSSSSTTSTPSSNSKVLVHQDLLNPNNNNRVIQGQDLNLAFPSMDHHNNYHHALELLRSSMASRGLSNPYYASSNSSLVPSNSSSVIYPTSGLGFPTMQEVVNNNKQNSGNLGFSSSSSIMDHQHHEENIVNNSDGGGRVLFPFGEVMKSAEENNNKEQGNNSSSTANGGYWNGMMGQGSW; encoded by the exons ATGGAAGGGATAGGTCCCAACAACAATTCATGCACAACAAGGCCTCATAATGAAGGTAGTAACAACAATTTAGAGAAGAAAGCAAGACCACAAGAGCAATTGAATTGTCCAAGGTGCAATTCAACAAACACAAAGTTTTGCTACTACAACAACTATAGCCTCACACAACCAAGGTATTTTTGCAAGACTTGTAGAAGGTATTGGACTGAAGGTGGGTCCCTCAGGAATGTTCCTGTTGGTGGAGGTTCAAGGAAGAACAAGATCAAGATCAATACCAATAACAACTCTTCGTCATCGTCGTCAACAACATCAACAccttcatcaaattcaaaggtTCTTGTTCATCAAGACCTACTAaaccctaataataataatagggTTATTCAAGGACAAGATCTTAATCTTGCTTTCCCATCTATGGATCATCACAACAATTATCATCATG CTTTGGAGCTTTTAAGGTCAAGCATGGCTTCTAGGGGTTTGAGTAATCCATATTATGCTTCTTCTAATTCTTCATTGGTACCATCAAATTCATCAAGTGTAATTTACCCTACTTCTGGATTAGGGTTTCCAACCATGCAAGAAgtagttaataataataagcaAAATAGTGGTAACCTTggattttcatcttcttcatcaattaTGGATCATCAACATCATGAAGAGAATATTGTTAATAATAGTGATGGTGGAGGAAGAGTTCTTTTCCCTTTTGGAGAGGTGATGAAGAGTGCTgaagaaaacaacaacaaagaacAAGGGAATAATTCATCAAGCACTGCCAATGGTGGATATTGGAATGGAATGATGGGTCAAGGGTCATGGTGA
- the LOC130944372 gene encoding probable serine/threonine-protein kinase WNK7 codes for MNSSGGVLALSPANNVFNTRVPHDFEEDFTEKDPTGRYLRYNEILGKGAFKTVYRAFDEVEGIEVAWNQVRIDGLLHTVDDLAKLYSEVNILKSLNHENIITFYDSWVDDTQHTVNMITELFSSGNLRQYRQKHKYVEVKAIKGWARQILQGLAYLHSHKPPIIHRDLKCDNIFVNGNHGEVKIGDLGLAIVMQQPTAQSVIGTPEFMAPELYEEEYNELVDIYSFGMCILEMVTLEYPYVECKNPAQIFKKVTSGIKPASLNKVSDPEIRQFIEKCLVPASERLSAEELLKDPFLQVENGPRLGRSRSRLSMDIDNEGRQNYASSDAGSNKGGVHSPVFEVKRTNKNNEFRLTGSKNDDNSISLTLRIADTNGGVRNIHFLFYLDTDTALAVASEMVEHLELADHDVAFIADLIDYLVFKLLPWWKPSSTRCSPGESTQYSGSTNVDGQAMAGPWNSVPNDIPSEPVAGRDNFSEHNTSREGSVSNEKDNFSGEADDPYYEDNRSSSASLCDSEYQHSQGSLTSLFVVDDTPMKSDNILCSKAEENFKFRSTSPSVSEFHDTDFEDCKLHAGDCGCGDGEVINEFSSKENLGPILERSNLLSLPCSFSSVSSTNDMDFELKFELQEIDALYQSWIDELCRMKLEALEAARQRWMEKKNVSAH; via the exons ATGAATAGTTCTGGGGGTGTATTGGCCTTGTCTCCTGCGAATAATGTTTTCAACACAAGGGTGCCTCATGATTTTGAGGAGGATTTTACAGAGAAAGATCCTACCGGACGGTACCTTAGG TACAATGAAATCTTGGGGAAGGGTGCCTTCAAGACTGT TTATAGGGCCTTTGATGAAGTCGAAGGAATAGAAGTCGCTTGGAACCAAGTTAGGATTGATGGCCTCTTGCACACAGTAGATGATCTTGCAAAATTGTATTCTGAAGTCAATATACTGAAGTCTTTGAACCATGAAAATATCATTACGTTCTATGATTCTTGGGTTGATGATACGCAGCATACCGTTAACATGATCACCGAACTTTTTTCATCTGGAAATTTAAGGCA GTACCGTCAAAAGCATAAATATGTTGAAGTGAAAGCCATAAAAGGCTGGGCGAGACAGATTCTTCAAGGGTTAGCGTATCTTCACAGTCACAAACCACCTATAATTCACAGAGACTTGAAATGTGACAACATCTTTGTTAATGGAAACCATGGAGAAGTCAAGATAGGGGACCTAGGTTTGGCAATTGTCATGCAGCAACCAACTGCTCAAAGTGTTATTG GGACTCCTGAGTTTATGGCTCCAGAACTATATGAAGAGGAATACAATGAACTTGTTGACATATATTCTTTTGGAATGTGCATACTAGAGATGGTTACTCTTGAGTATCCATACGTTGAATGTAAAAACCCGGCTCAAATCTTTAAGAAAGTTACCTCG GGCATCAAACCTGCTTCGCTTAATAAGGTGAGCGACCCCGAAATTAGGCAATTTATTGAGAAATGTCTTGTTCCGGCATCTGAGAGATTGTCAGCAGAGGAGCTTCTTAAAGATCCGTTCCTGCAAGTTGAAAATGGTCCTAGGCTAGGTCGTAGCAGGTCCCGCCTATCCATGGACATAGATAATGAGGGCAGGCAGAATTATGCAAGCAGTGATGCCGGAAGCAACAAAGGCGGTGTGCATAGTCCTGTTTTTGAAGTTAAGAGGACAAATAAGAACAACGAGTTTAGGTTGACAGGATCCAAAAATGATGATAACTCGATATCATTGACCTTGCGAATTGCTGATACTAATG GTGGAGTAAGGAATATACATTTTCTCTTCTACCTTGATACAGATACTGCTCTCGCGGTGGCATCAGAGATGGTCGAACATTTGGAGCTCGCAGATCATGATGTAGCCTTCATAGCTGACCTTATTGATTACTTGGTATTTAAGCTTCTACCTTGGTGGAAGCCTTCATCTACTCGTTGCTCACCTGGCGAATCAACTCAATACAGTGGGTCAACAAATGTAGATGGCCAAGCAATGGCAGGTCCATGGAATTCTGTCCCAAACGATATTCCCTCCGAGCCAGTTGCTGGTCGAGATAACTTCTCCGAACACAATACATCGAGAGAAGGTTCTGTCTCAAATGAGAAGGACAACTTTTCAGGGGAAGCCGATGATCCTTATTACGAGGACAATCGTAGTTCTTCTGCAAGTCTATGCGACTCAGAATATCAACATTCTCAAGGTTCCTTAACTTCATTGTTTGTTGTAGATGATACTCCTATGAAAAGTGACAATATTCTTTGTTCCAAGGCCGAAGAAAACTTTAAATTCCGAAGCACAAGTCCCTCCGTAAGCGAGTTTCATGATACGGATTTCGAGGATTGCAAATTGCACGCAGGGGATTGTGGTTGTGGAGATGGCGAGGTGATAAATGAATTCTCATCAAAGGAGAACTTAGGGCCAATTTTGGAAAGGTCTAATCTTTTGAGTTTGCCATGTAGCTTTTCTTCTGTTTCTTCAACTAATGACATGGATTTTGAACTAAAGTTTGAGCTTCAAGAAATTGATGCACTGTATCAATCTTGGATTGATGAACTCTGTAGAATGAAGTTAGAGGCATTGGAAGCAGCCAGACAGAGATGGATGGAAAAAAAGAATGTTTCTGCTCATTGA
- the LOC130944373 gene encoding protein yippee-like At4g27745, with the protein MADFMGSKAYCCFKCQNLVAFHDDIVSKDFQASSGRAFLFSHAMNISLGPKEDRQLITGLHTVADVYCSDCGEELGWTYIKAYEESQKYKEGKYVLEKFKIVVRGSQTNLENYYDD; encoded by the exons ATGGCTGATTTTATGGGATCAAAGGCTTATTGCTGCTTCAAGTGCCAGAACCTTGTTGCTTTCCATGATGATATTGTTTCCAAAGATTTCCAG GCAAGCAGTGGTAGagcttttcttttctctcatgCAATGAACATTAGTTTGGGACCCAAAGAAGATAGACAACTCATCACTGGTCTTCACACAGTTGCTGATGTTTATTGCTCAGATTGTGGTGAAGAACTTGGTTGGACATACATTAAGGCTTATGAAGAATCACAGAAGTACAAAGAAGGAAAATATGTACTAGAGAAGTTCAAGATAGTAGTTAGAGGAAGCCAAACAAACCTAGAAAATTATTATGATGACTGA